From a single Mangifera indica cultivar Alphonso chromosome 19, CATAS_Mindica_2.1, whole genome shotgun sequence genomic region:
- the LOC123202787 gene encoding probable methyltransferase At1g29790 gives MGSVSLKIGDGTARFKRATICSSALNILMLFSVIITNLFALYAFTSSPKDNQTHPLLHHHRNISLISEHVSLILKEIDSSQKKLAKMEKELLGYDTIDLSRPNIANELKLFLQHHQLPLGKDSKTGITEMVASVGHTCEKSVDLLTQYMSYKVSGPCPDDWSLGQKLILRGCEPLPRRRCFAKSIPKVGLQSFPNSLWKPVNDKIVTWSGLGCKSFNCSNSKKLSRECVGCFDLVNGYENQRYVTPRGKNDFLIDDVLGLGSGGIRIGFDIGGGSGTFAARMAGRNVTVITNTLNVDAPYSEFIAARGLFPLYLSLDHRFPFYDNVFDLVHASSGLDVGGKPEKLEFLMFDLDRILRAGGLFWLDNFYCADDEKKRILTRLIEQFGYNKLKWVVGEKADNGKSEVYLSAVLQKPVRVS, from the coding sequence ATGGGTTCAGTTTCACTGAAAATAGGAGATGGGACAGCTAGATTCAAGAGAGCAACAATATGTTCATCAGCTCTTAACATTCTCATGCTTTTCTCTGTTATCATTACCAATCTTTTTGCTTTATACGCCTTCACATCCTCACCCAAAGACAACCAGACCCACCCACTTCTTCACCACCACAGGAACATCTCTTTGATCTCTGAACATGTCTCTCTTATCCTTAAAGAGATCGACTCATCTCAAAAAAAACTTGCTAAGATGGAGAAAGAACTTTTGGGATATGACACCATTGATCTTTCAAGACCCAATATCGCAAATGAGCTCAAATTGTTTCTCCAACACCACCAGCTTCCTCTTGGTAAAGATTCAAAAACTGGGATCACTGAAATGGTAGCATCTGTGGGGCATACATGTGAGAAATCTGTTGATTTGTTGACTCAGTATATGAGTTACAAGGTATCCGGGCCTTGTCCTGATGATTGGAGCCTTGGTCAGAAGCTGATTTTGCGTGGATGCGAGCCTTTGCCTAGAAGGAGATGCTTTGCTAAGTCTATTCCTAAGGTGGGTCTTCAATCTTTTCCTAATTCTCTTTGGAAACctgttaatgataaaattgttactTGGAGTGGTCTTGGCTGTAAGAGTTTTAATTGTTCTAATAGTAAAAAGTTGAGTAGGGAATGTGTTGGTTGTTTTGATTTGGTTAATGGGTATGAGAATCAAAGATATGTTACGCCCAGAGGCAagaatgattttcttattgatgATGTGTTAGGTTTGGGAAGTGGAGGAATTAGAATAGGGTTTGATATTGGAGGTGGGTCTGGTACTTTTGCTGCTAGAATGGCTGGGAGAAATGTGACTGTGATCACTAATACATTGAATGTTGATGCTCCATATAGTGAATTTATTGCTGCAAGAGGGCTGTTTCCCCTGTATTTGAGTTTAGATCATAGGTTCCCTTTTTATGATAATGTGTTTGATTTGGTTCACGCATCTAGTGGATTAGATGTTGGAGGCAAACCTGAGAAATTGGAGTTCTTAATGTTTGATCTCGACCGAATTCTGAGGGCTGGTGGCTTGTTTTGGTTGGACAACTTTTACTGTGCTGATGATGAGAAGAAGAGGATTTTGACTCGTTTGATAGAACAATTTGGGTATAATAAACTAAAGTGGGTTGTGGGGGAAAAGGCAGATAATGGAAAATCCGAAGTGTATCTGTCTGCTGTTCTACAAAAGCCAGTGAGAGTGTCATGA
- the LOC123203584 gene encoding uncharacterized protein LOC123203584 isoform X3, producing MAPPPGPYSGTSTLALVARASAFTFGVVYGNMKLKVLKMKAKSHNKAEAKAHH from the exons ATGGCGCCACCTCCTGGACCTTATTCCGGCACCAGCACGCTCGCCCTG GTGGCTCGTGCGTCGGCCTTTACTTTTGGTGTGGTTTATGGTAATATGAAGCTCAAGGTTCTTAAG ATGAAGGCAAAGTCCCATAACAAAGCGGAGGCCAAGGCACATCACTGA
- the LOC123203584 gene encoding uncharacterized protein LOC123203584 isoform X1: protein MAPPPGPYSGTSTLALVARASAFTFGVVYGNMKLKVLKNVLGPSTSSLGDISYTNVHNNYLLSRGRAFSISLTYRTVCEEVLKLCCPFGSDETDESLVYKSSLHGKGLNRFWSKVEGYHGPLLILVSAVSKNDHGGDASARKWIIGALTDQGFENRDAFYGSAGNLYSISPVFHAFLPSGKEKNFVYSHLHPTGKVYESHPKPVGIVFGGTIGNERIFIDEDFAKITVHHHAVDKTYRPGSLIP, encoded by the exons ATGGCGCCACCTCCTGGACCTTATTCCGGCACCAGCACGCTCGCCCTG GTGGCTCGTGCGTCGGCCTTTACTTTTGGTGTGGTTTATGGTAATATGAAGCTCAAGGTTCTTAAG AATGTTCTGGGACCATCTACATCGTCTTTAGGAGATATCTCTTACACAAATGTGCATAATAATTATCTTCTATCCCGGGGAAGGGCATTCTCAATTTCCCTTACATACAGAACTGTATGTGAAGAAGTTTTGAAACTATGCTGTCCTTTTGGGAGTGATGAAACAGATGAAAGTCTTGTCTATAA GTCATCTCTCCATGGCAAAGGCCTGAACAGATTCTGGTCTAAAGTTGAAGGTTATCATGGCCCATTGCTAATTTTGGTCTCTGCTGTTTCCAAAAATGACCATGGCGGTGATGCCAGTGCCAGGAAATGGATCATAGGTGCACTTACAGACCAAGGATTTGAAAATAGAGATGCATTTTATGGAAGTGCAGGGAATTTATATTCTATAAGTCCAGTATTTCATGCATTCTTACCTTCTG GAAAGGAGAAGAACTTTGTTTACAGCCATTTGCATCCAACTGGTAAGGTTTATGAATCACATCCAAAGCCTGTGGGAATTGTGTTTGGAGGAACCATCGGGAAtgaaagaatttttattgatgaagATTTTGCTAAAATTACTGTTCACCACCATGCAGTTGACAAAACTTACAGACCAGGCTCCCTTATTCCATGA
- the LOC123203313 gene encoding uncharacterized protein LOC123203313 yields MGASSSTSHNVSDEQREVESLAASTGSLSMLQNAFSKLHHPQTNLLPLRTLQQCFNLNYKNPTSDVSFVVNSIWSLLDHVGVSIVDLFSVPEKGELSWVEFVKGYVKCCGRMPTSMVLNTLLRVFCAAGRRAGLTLKLEFESDDADCKVDGYLLPVDVLMIFLMSWTLLWDSRTRIVSEEKADLWLPEVNHLVLSAVMSCAEVGSDFNVWDCSVVDLEVQLPAGKFLQWAFAMVPSLTECFTKFVNARLQNCVALENVLGPSTSSLGDISSTKVHNNYLLSRGRAFSISLTYRTVCEEVLKLCCPFGSDETDESLVYKSSLHGKGLNRFWSKVEGYHGPLLILVSAVSKNDHGGDASARKWIIGALTDQGFENRDAFYGSAGNLYSISPVFHAFLPSGKEKNFVYSHLHPTGKVYESHPKPVGIAFGGTIGNERIFIDEDFAKVTVHHHAVDKTYRPGSLIPCQGFLPVEVPILEVEVWGLGGSSAKQSQISYKKREELFTEQRRKVDLKTFANWEDSPEKMMMDMVSDPNAVRREDR; encoded by the exons atgggAGCTTCATCGTCCACGTCCCACAATGTTTCCGATGAACAAAGAGAAGTAGAAAGTTTAGCAGCTTCTACAGGATCGCTCTCTATGCTTCAAAATGCTTTCTCAAAGCTTCATCATCCTCAAACTAATTTGCTTCCTCTCCGCACTCTACAG caatgttttaatttgaattataaaaacccGACTTCTGATGTATCCTTTGTGGTTAATTCCATTTGGAGTTTGTTGGATCATGTGGGTGTATCCATAGTTGATTTATTCTCTGTGCCTGAGAAAGGAGAGTTAAGTTGGGTTGAGTTTGTGAAAGGTTATGTTAAGTGTTGTGGAAGGATGCCCACTTCAATGGTGCTTAATACTTTGCTGAGAGTATTCTGTGCAGCAGGTAGAAGGGCAGGACTGACTTTGAAATTGGAATTTGAATCTGATGATGCTGATTGTAAGGTGGATGGGTATCTTTTGCCTGTTGATGTGCTTATGATTTTTTTGATGAGCTGGACTTTGTTGTGGGATTCTAGAACTCGAATAGTTTCAGAAGAAAAAGCAGATCTTTGGCTGCCAGAGGTTAATCATTTGGTATTGTCAGCTGTTATGTCATGTGCTGAAGTTGGCAGTGATTTTAATGTATGGGATTGCAGTGTTGTTGACTTGGAAGTTCAGCTTCCTGCAGGAAAGTTTCTTCAATGGGCCTTCGCAATGGTGCCAAGTCTCACTGAGTGCTTCACCAAATTTGTCAATGCAAGACTACAGAACTGTGTTGCCTTAGag AATGTTCTGGGACCATCTACATCGTCTTTAGGAGATATCTCTTCCACAAAGGTGCATAATAATTATCTTCTATCCCGGGGAAGGGCATTCTCAATTTCCCTTACATACAGAACTGTATGTGAAGAAGTTTTGAAACTATGCTGTCCTTTTGGGAGTGATGAAACAGATGAAAGTCTTGTCTATAA GTCATCTCTCCATGGCAAAGGCCTGAACAGATTCTGGTCTAAAGTTGAAGGTTATCATGGCCCATTGCTAATTTTGGTCTCTGCTGTTTCCAAAAATGACCATGGCGGTGATGCCAGTGCCAGGAAATGGATCATAGGTGCACTTACAGACCAAGGATTTGAAAATAGAGATGCATTTTATGGAAGTGCAGGGAATTTATATTCTATAAGTCCAGTATTTCATGCATTCTTACCTTCTG GAAAGGAGAAGAACTTTGTTTACAGCCATTTGCATCCAACTGGTAAGGTTTATGAATCACATCCAAAGCCTGTGGGAATTGCGTTTGGAGGAACCATCGGGAAtgaaagaatttttattgatgaagATTTTGCTAAAGTTACTGTTCACCACCATGCAGTTGACAAAACTTACAGACCAGGCTCCCTTATTCCATGTCAG GGGTTTCTCCCAGTTGAAGTGCCAATTTTGGAAGTGGAAGTCTGGGGATTAGGTGGGAGCTCAGCAAAGCAATCCCAGATTTCATACAAGAAGAGGGAGGAACTTTTCACTGAGCAGAGACGCAAG GTTGACTTGAAAACATTTGCTAATTGGGAAGATTCACCTGAGAAAATGATGATGGACATGGTATCAGATCCCAATGCAGTTAGAAGGGAAGACCGTTAA
- the LOC123203584 gene encoding uncharacterized protein LOC123203584 isoform X2, whose protein sequence is MAPPPGPYSGTSTLALVARASAFTFGVVYGNMKLKVLKNVLGPSTSSLGDISYTNVHNNYLLSRGRAFSISLTYRTVCEEVLKLCCPFGSDETDESLVYKSSLHGKGLNRFWSKVEGYHGPLLILVSAVSKNDHGGDASARKWIIGALTDQGFENRDAFYGSAGNLYSISPVFHAFLPSGKEKNFVYSHLHPTVDKTYRPGSLIP, encoded by the exons ATGGCGCCACCTCCTGGACCTTATTCCGGCACCAGCACGCTCGCCCTG GTGGCTCGTGCGTCGGCCTTTACTTTTGGTGTGGTTTATGGTAATATGAAGCTCAAGGTTCTTAAG AATGTTCTGGGACCATCTACATCGTCTTTAGGAGATATCTCTTACACAAATGTGCATAATAATTATCTTCTATCCCGGGGAAGGGCATTCTCAATTTCCCTTACATACAGAACTGTATGTGAAGAAGTTTTGAAACTATGCTGTCCTTTTGGGAGTGATGAAACAGATGAAAGTCTTGTCTATAA GTCATCTCTCCATGGCAAAGGCCTGAACAGATTCTGGTCTAAAGTTGAAGGTTATCATGGCCCATTGCTAATTTTGGTCTCTGCTGTTTCCAAAAATGACCATGGCGGTGATGCCAGTGCCAGGAAATGGATCATAGGTGCACTTACAGACCAAGGATTTGAAAATAGAGATGCATTTTATGGAAGTGCAGGGAATTTATATTCTATAAGTCCAGTATTTCATGCATTCTTACCTTCTG GAAAGGAGAAGAACTTTGTTTACAGCCATTTGCATCCAACTG TTGACAAAACTTACAGACCAGGCTCCCTTATTCCATGA
- the LOC123202966 gene encoding uncharacterized protein LOC123202966: MLKFLSKVWIEFNALDPRLASCMEFLAQCNARKAKESNPACQVQVRRRTDDHPPQITVAFVNGVEEVFDATSTPAQTIRNMILEKGQILETEQMFREAGEKWPVVIPEEELLQPAPGTKPRKAEEKKM; encoded by the exons ATGTTGAAGTTCCTTTCAAAGGTATGGATTGAGTTCAATGCGTTGGACCCACGCCTAGCATCGTGCATGGAGTTCTTAGCCCAATGCAACGCACGCAAGGCTAAAGAATCAAACCCAGCCTGCCAGGTCCAGGTGAGGCGGAGAACCGATGACCACCCACCACAGATCACCGTCGCTTTTGTCAATGGTGTTGAAGAGGTATTCGATGCCACGTCGACACCTGCCCAGACCATCAGGAACATGATTCTAGAGAAGGGTCAGATTCTGGAGACGGAACAAATGTTCCGCGAAGCTGGGGAGAAGTGGCCTGTTGTTATTCCAGAGGAGGAACTTCTTCAACCTGCGCCTGGTACCAAG CCAAGGAAAGCGGAAGAGAAGAAGATGTGA